One stretch of Kluyveromyces marxianus DMKU3-1042 DNA, complete genome, chromosome 8 DNA includes these proteins:
- the CMR2 gene encoding Cmr2p yields MASTSSSLDLSVPENLPPALRSQLEELIADYQEENLTSKGYQRKRKQLLERYATTTQNPLVNSPRSSVDVGRSHRHTKSMASMSMAGRSIGMDNQSITSSTAHHYKDTSSFYRVTTTHSHSLMKRSASTMVSLPVKHVDLIEDENGVSGFDPMVPLLPRFNNQASKDWDSIPSILRGRFQIYGAETAMIRINAKGKETSISWEKLYLRAEKIAHELQAGKYKLYKMDKVLLWYDPDESIEFTVCLLGCFIAGMIAVPVSFSTYSLNEIIQIIKSTNSKFILISEQCYASLDDLYADENTKLKLIKSEFFSKITFLKTDDLGTYSKAKKKAPTFDIPNVSYIEFTRTPLGKLSGVIMKHQVLAGQFDNMASILDSRESTSKKSSKIIRNFRQKKSLSKHIILNSLDPTRSTGLVFGVLFNIFTGNVLINVDRDLLKAPGFYESLISKHKVNILLNDQLQLKQVVINYLENPESATSKKSKIDFTHIKHCLTSCTTIDTDVTDMVVHKWLKNLGCMDASQCYTPLLTMLDFGGIFISTRDQLGNLQNFPLHDGKLKLQDELFVDKEKLKLNIVRPSILAMMNSISSKKDFLRVASFGFPLPDSTICVVNPDTQTLVPDLTVGELWISSPSMTDEFYQMDRINDFVFQARINYKRMFAEINEEFKDPKQYTEKLNMIMSMCPSETTFTRTKLMGFIHNGKIFILSLIEDMFLQNQLIRLPNWSHTSDISRSKGNKIIQNLRTNSKDTTSDLQPNRIVQSFYLQHITENIVRTVDTVSEVAAFELPHNRQEHFLVVVVESSAANNAALNPGAFNTSPQKYRSVEKTMNTLTEQIYKMLWIFHKIQPFCVMIVLPGSLPRRYCSLEIANSTVEKQFLDGKLRSKFVKFQLDNVILDFVPHSSYYNESIFSEHLSNLRHQSIGDNIELNYGLSPRETWQTSGIDYRHSSTDSRTRKDFSTFKSIIEILQFRIKQQPNDFAFSNGGGSSTNSTNINYSWKAFDRILAAYAKKIVESKTPLKKGDRVIILCQNSVEYVAIVMICFICSLVVIPLPPLLESHAEQEIDFLLNVIECYNVKRIFIDSKAHNSFEQNSKLSQALKHSKHSLPKMTNTSKIKVKSSMNLSQFWPLIKSKFGEPGAKPQDPCLIWINRDRDAFKDIHIVMNHNLLLNQCKVLKETLRLNPLNRIFSVVNYHYGLGFVQTCILGIYTGATTSFFNSSDILLDPKDFLLGLQNLSVKDLYLTPELLYLVMDKAAELLASQSNLTAAVKKKEISLRNGSTISPGFMASIQNIMVPFYGRPKFMAIEALVTKYPFLGVSTSQLSYVYEHHFNPFISMRSYLGIPPTDIYLEPVSLREGIINEVDPTTIPASELEAFIHVQDSGIVPVCTDVSIINPETQEPCYENEIGEIWCCSEATVFDHYIPLTSSQFSLKPNGSNRTKPKSRKIKRDPFIAEQFKAKINNSVDNGLTYLRTGDLGFIKTVSRIDSQGNNITLSLLYVLGSISETIEVLGLTHFVTDLETTVRRCHISINNCMIVKTGGLITCLIECNNKMKTEYSNLTPLIVSTLLKNHGIVVDMCTFIKPGSLNYMYRDWSKNRKQILTDWLSKKMTIDSQFCVSFGENNSIYLLSDFEKNQEGL; encoded by the coding sequence ATGGCTAGTACAAGCTCGTCTTTGGATTTAAGCGTGCCGGAAAACCTGCCGCCGGCGCTTCGGTCGCAACTTGAAGAGTTAATTGCGGattatcaagaagaaaacctCACAAGCAAGGGGTACCAGCGCAAGCGCAAACAACTGTTGGAGCGGTATGCTACTACTACCCAGAATCCTCTGGTGAACTCTCCTCGATCATCTGTGGATGTAGGTAGGTCGCATAGGCATACTAAGTCTATGGCTTCGATGTCGATGGCGGGCCGATCAATAGGGATGGACAACCAGTCGATTACGTCATCGACGGCACATCATTACAAGGACACTAGTTCGTTCTATAGGGTGACTACCACTCACTCGCACTCGCTCATGAAAAGGTCTGCATCGACGATGGTTTCGTTGCCCGTCAAGCATGTGGATTTGATTGAGGACGAGAATGGGGTTAGCGGATTTGATCCAATGGTGCCGTTACTTCCGCGTTTCAACAACCAGGCTTCGAAGGATTGGGATTCGATACCTTCGATTCTTCGTGGGCGGTTCCAAATATATGGTGCCGAAACAGCAATGATCAGAATCAACGCGAAGGGTAAGGAAACGTCTATTTCGTGGGAGAAATTATACTTGAGGGCGGAAAAAATAGCCCATGAGCTCCAAGCGGGTAAGTATAAGCTATACAAAATGGACAAGGTTTTGCTCTGGTACGATCCAGATGAGTCTATTGAGTTCACAGTGTGCTTGTTGGGATGTTTCATCGCAGGGATGATCGCAGTACCTGTGTCGTTTTCGACGTACTCATTGAACGAGATTATCCAGATCATCAAATCGACGAATTCCAAGTTCATATTGATCTCAGAACAATGTTATGCAAGTTTAGATGATCTGTACGCAGACGAGAACACGAAGTTGAAATTGATCAAGAGCGAGTTCTTCTCCAAAATCACTTTTTTGAAGACAGATGACTTGGGAACGTACTCCAAggcaaagaagaaggcacCAACGTTTGATATTCCAAATGTATCATACATAGAGTTCACAAGAACGCCCTTAGGAAAATTGTCTGGGGTTATCATGAAGCATCAAGTTTTGGCTGGTCAGTTTGACAACATGGCAAGTATCTTGGACTCCCGGGAGTCcacttcaaagaagagtTCCAAAATTATCAGAAATTTCCGCCAGAAGAAATCTTTATCAAAACACATCATCCTAAACAGTTTAGACCCAACAAGATCTACCGGGTTAGTATTTGGTGTCCTTTTCAACATATTCACAGGGAACGTGTTGATTAACGTCGACAGAGACCTTCTGAAAGCCCCAGGCTTTTACGAAAGTTTAATCAGCAAGCACAAGGTAAACATTTTACTTAATGACCAACTTCAATTGAAACAAGTGGTAATCAATTACTTGGAGAATCCAGAATCTGCAACCTCAAAGAAGTCAAAAATAGACTTTACTCATATTAAACATTGCTTGACGTCATGTACAACAATTGATACCGATGTTACCGATATGGTAGTTCATAAGTGGTTAAAGAACTTAGGTTGTATGGACGCTTCCCAATGTTATACTCCTTTGCTCACCATGCTCGACTTTGGTGGCATATTCATCTCTACCAGAGATCAGTTAGGAAATCTGCAGAATTTCCCGTTACATGATGGTAAACTAAAGCTGCAGGACGAACTTTTCGTGGACAAGGAAAAGCTAAAACTGAACATTGTGAGACCTAGTATTCTCGCTATGATGAACTCAATCAGTTCGAAAAAGGACTTTTTACGTGTTGCGTCATTTGGGTTCCCGCTCCCGGACTCTACTATATGTGTCGTTAACCCGGATACTCAGACACTTGTCCCAGATTTAACCGTAGGGGAACTATGGATCAGCTCTCCAAGTATGACTGATGAATTCTACCAAATGGATAGAATCAATGATTTCGTATTCCAGGCTAGAATCAATTACAAAAGAATGTTTGCGGAGATCAACGAAGAGTTCAAGGATCCTAAACAATACACAGAAAAGCTTAATATGATTATGAGCATGTGCCCTTCTGAAACAACTtttacaagaacaaaactGATGGGATTCATTCACAATGGTAAAATATTCATTCTCTCGTTGATAGAAGATATGTTTTTGCAAAATCAACTCATCAGGCTACCAAATTGGTCTCACACAAGTGATATATCCAGGTCTAAAGGCAACAAGATTATCCAAAACTTGCGCACAAACTCTAAAGACACAACATCAGACCTTCAGCCAAATAGAATCGTCCAATCATTTTACCTACAACATATTACCGAGAACATTGTGCGGACAGTAGATACAGTTTCGGAAGTAGCTGCCTTTGAACTACCACATAATCGACAGGAACACTTTTTAGTTGTAGTGGTTGAAAGCTCGGCAGCAAATAATGCAGCATTAAACCCTGGGGCATTTAATACCTCTCCACAAAAGTACCGGTCGGTCGAAAAGACAATGAATACTCTCACAGAACAAATATACAAGATGTTATGGATATTCCATAAAATCCAACCGTTTTGCGTAATGATTGTGCTACCTGGCTCTTTACCCAGAAGATACTGTTCTTTAGAAATTGCAAATAGCACAGTAGAAAAACAATTTCTGGATGGTAAGTTGAGAAGTAAATTCGTTAAATTCCAGTTGGACAATGTGATTTTAGACTTTGTCCCACATTCCTCTTATTATAACGAAAGTATCTTCTCTGAACATCTATCAAATCTAAGACACCAAAGCATAGGTGACAATATTGAACTAAATTATGGACTATCGCCTCGGGAAACCTGGCAAACATCTGGTATCGATTATAGACATTCTTCCACGGATAGCAGAACTCGGAAAGATTTTAGTACTTTTAAATcaattattgaaatattgCAATTCAGAATCAAGCAGCAACCCAATGATTTCGCATTCAGTAATGGAGGAGGGTCATCTACCAATAGTACCAATATTAACTATTCGTGGAAAGCTTTTGACCGCATTCTTGCTGCTTATGCAAAAAAGATTGTCGAGTCTAAAACACCATTGAAGAAAGGCGACCGTGTAATCATTCTTTGTCAAAATTCTGTGGAATACGTGGCTATTGTTATGATATGTTTCATTTGCAGTCTCGTAGTTATTCCTTTACCTCCGCTCCTTGAATCACATGCtgaacaagaaattgaCTTTTTGCTAAATGTTATCGAGTGTTATAATGTGAAGAGAATTTTCATTGATAGTAAGGCACATAACAGCTTCGAACAGAATTCAAAACTATCGCAAGCACTAAAACACTCAAAGCATAGCCTACCGAAAATGACAAATACTAGCAAAATAAAGGTGAAGTCAAGTATGAACCTATCTCAGTTTTGGCCATTAATAAAAAGCAAATTTGGTGAACCAGGTGCCAAACCGCAAGATCCGTGCTTAATTTGGATCAACAGGGACCGTGATGCATTTAAGGATATTCATATTGTGATGAATCATAATCTCTTATTGAATCAATGTAAGGTACTAAAAGAAACTCTACGATTAAATCCCTTGAATAGAATCTTTTCAGTGGTCAATTACCATTATGGATTAGGATTCGTTCAAACCTGCATTCTTGGGATATATACAGGTGCCACTACAAGCTTCTTTAACTCCTCAGATATTCTGCTGGATCCTAAGGATTTCCTATTAGGTCTTCAAAATTTGAGTGTCAAAGATTTATACCTGACTCCTGAGCTTTTGTACCTTGTCATGGATAAAGCAGCAGAACTGTTGGCATCGCAGTCCAACCTGACTGCAGctgtgaagaagaaggaaatttCTCTAAGAAATGGATCTACAATATCGCCTGGATTCATGGCTAGTATCCAAAACATAATGGTACCATTCTATGGGCGCCCTAAATTCATGGCTATCGAGGCATTGGTGACAAAATATCCATTCCTGGGTGTATCGACATCACAATTAAGTTATGTTTATGAACATCACTTTAATCCATTCATATCGATGCGCTCGTATCTAGGAATTCCTCCTACTGATATATACCTTGAACCGGTCTCCTTGAGAGAGGGTATAATTAATGAAGTTGATCCAACAACTATCCCTGCTTCTGAGTTAGAAGCGTTCATTCATGTCCAGGATTCTGGTATTGTTCCTGTCTGTACAGATGTTTCAATCATCAATCCTGAAACTCAAGAACCATGCtatgaaaatgaaattggTGAAATCTGGTGCTGCTCCGAAGCTACAGTTTTTGATCATTATATTCCATTGACAAGCTCTCAATTTTCATTAAAGCCAAACGGCAGCAATAGAACTAAACCTAAATCTCGTAAGATAAAGCGTGATCCATTCATAGCAGAACAATTTAAAGCAaagatcaacaacagcGTGGACAACGGTCTAACATACCTAAGAACTGGTGACTTAGGTTTTATTAAAACAGTATCTAGAATTGATTCTCAGGGAAACAACATTACACTCTCATTACTTTATGTTTTGGGTAGTATAAGCGAGACTATCGAGGTCCTTGGTCTAACACACTTTGTTACTGATTTAGAAACCACGGTAAGGCGTTGTCATATTTCCATTAACAACTGTATGATTGTCAAGACAGGTGGGCTAATAACATGCCTAATAGAATGCAAcaataaaatgaaaaccGAATACTCAAATCTCACACCCCTAATTGTGAGTACTCTTCTAAAGAATCATGGAATTGTAGTAGATATGTGCACATTTATCAAACCGGGATCGTTGAACTACATGTACCGTGATTGGTCCAAGaacagaaaacaaattTTAACAGATTGGTTGAGTAAGAAGATGACCATTGATTCACAATTCTGTGTAAGCTTTGGTGAGAATAACtctatttatttgttgtcagattttgaaaagaatcaaGAGGGATTGTAA